A single Brassica rapa cultivar Chiifu-401-42 chromosome A04, CAAS_Brap_v3.01, whole genome shotgun sequence DNA region contains:
- the LOC103865008 gene encoding LRR repeats and ubiquitin-like domain-containing protein At2g30105: MAESTIKLTIKFGGRSIPLSVSHDATTKELKSLLQPITNVLPRGQKLIFKGKVLGETSTLKQSLVGDGAKIMLMASQGLHQGEGPVLKEASTRPISRTVVDKAKPGLVVDKNRADRWKATGVIALAQANLKEIPEEVWECGSAARVLDVSENFIREVPARISSFTSIHKLFLQGNGLSDESIQWEGIASLKRLMLLSISHNNLSVLPSEVGSLTSLRQLDVANNKLTSLPNEIGLLTQLEIFKANNNRITSLPESIGDCSFLMEVDLSANMISELPETVTKLRKLKTLELNNTGLTTLPSVLFKMCLQLSTLGLHNTEITVESLRQLEGWSEFDERRRTKHQKQIDFRVVGSGQFDEGADKSW, translated from the exons ATGGCAGAATCCACCATCAAGCTCACAATCAAATTCGGAGGCAGATCGATACCACTTTCGGTATCACATGACGCTACAACCAAAGAACTAAAGTCTCTTCTTCAACCCATCACCAACGTCCTTCCTCGTGGCCAGAAACTCATCTTCAAAG GTAAGGTCTTGGGAGAGACTTCGACTCTGAAGCAGTCTTTGGTGGGAGATGGTGCGAAGATCATGTTGATGGCTTCTCAAGGTCTTCATCAAGGG GAAGGTCCAGTGCTTAAGGAAGCTAGTACTAGGCCAATATCGAGAACTGTTGTAGATAAGGCAAAACCTGGTCTTGTTGTAGACAAGAACCGTGCTGATCGGTGGAAAGCTACTGGAGTTATTGCTTTAGCTCAAGCTAATTTGAAG GAAATACCTGAAGAGGTTTGGGAATGTGGATCTGCAGCTAGAGTGCTTGACGTTAGTGAGAACTTCATTCGAGAAGTGCCTGCTCGAATCAGCTCTTTTACTTCTATACAT AAACTGTTTCTTCAAGGGAATGGTCTGTCTGATGAATCAATTCAATGGGAAGGGATAGCATCTCTAAAGCGTCTGATGCTTCTCTCCATTAGCCATAACAA TCTAAGTGTTCTGCCATCAGAAGTGGGTTCGCTGACGTCACTTAGACAGCTTGATGTGGCCAACAACAAATTGACAAGTCTACCTAATGAGATAGGACTTCTTACGCAGCTAGAGATTTTTAAAGCCAACAATAACAGAATAACTAGCCTTCCTGAGAGTATTGGAGACTGTTCCTTCCTCATGGAG GTTGATCTTTCGGCGAATATGATATCAGAACTTCCCGAGACAGTCACAAAACTGCGTAAACTAAAG ACGCTGGAGCTGAACAACACGGGGTTAACGACACTGCCATCTGTTTTATTCAAGATGTGTTTGCAGCTGTCAACATTAGGACTCCACAACACAGAGATAACAGTTGAATCTCTCCGCCAG TTGGAAGGATGGAGTGAGTTTGATGAAAGACGACGTACAAAGCATCAGAAGCAGATTGATTTTAGGGTTGTTGGGTCTGGCCAATTCGATGAAGGCGCTGATAAATCTTGGTGA